In Carassius auratus strain Wakin chromosome 36, ASM336829v1, whole genome shotgun sequence, the following are encoded in one genomic region:
- the LOC113055425 gene encoding mRNA turnover protein 4 homolog: MPKSKRDKKVSLTKTTKKGLEAKQNLIEELRKCADIYRYVFVFSVENMRNNKLKDIRTAWKHSRFFFGKNKVMMIALGKGPTDEYKDNLHKVSKFLRGEVGVLFTNKTKDEVQEYFSNFKEVDYARAGSVATMSVTLDEGPLEQFPHSMEPQLRQLGLPTALKKGVVTLIKDFEVCKEGDTLTPEHARILKLFAIEMAEFKISVKCMWNSESGDFEKLTDGDSDETKKEETDEDSEDGEGSE; encoded by the exons ATGCCGAAATCCAAGAGGGACAAGAAAG TTTCTTTAACCAAAACAACCAAGAAGGGGTTGGAAGCCAAGCAAAACCTGATTGAAGAG CTGCGGAAATGCGCGGACATCTACAGATATGTGTTTGTGTTCTCAGTAGAAAACATGAGAAACAACAAACTAAAAGACATCAGGACGGCCTGGAAACACAGCCG gtTCTTTTTCGGTAAGAACAAAGTCATGATGATCGCGCTAGGAAAAGGACCAACAGACGAGTACAAAGATAATCTGCATAAA GTGAGCAAATTTCTCAGAGGCGAAGTTGGTGTTTtgttcacaaacaaaacaaaagatgagGTTCAAGA ATATTTCAGTAACTTTAAAGAGGTGGATTACGCTCGAGCGGGAAGCGTAGCAACTATGTCTGTGACGCTGGATGAAGGTCCGCTGGAGCAGTTTCCACACTCGATGGAGCCTCAGCTCAGACAGCTGGGCCTCCCTACAGCGCTCAAGAAAG GTGTGGTGACATTGATAAAAGATTTTGAAGTGTGTAAAGAGGGAGACACACTCACACCTGAACATGCTCGAATTCTG AAACTCTTTGCAATCGAAATGGCGGAATTCAAAATATCAGTCAAGTGCATGTGGAATTCTGAATCTGGGGACTTTGAAAAGCTGACGGACGGTGACAGCGATGAGACCAAGAAAGAGGAAACCGATGAAGACTCAGAGGATGGAGAAGGGAGTGAATAA
- the LOC113055423 gene encoding aflatoxin B1 aldehyde reductase member 4-like isoform X2, whose product MQCVVGISLSGVYRLFLPRLKISRLIQLRSMSQFKLPVTVMGSMAFGGRADAHLSAQLVQMFLERGHGELDTALMYNDGQAETIIGNMQLPRTVRIATKANPWEGKTLKPESVRNQLETSLKRLRTQCVDLFYLHAPDHQNPIQDTLQACNELREEGKFKELGLSNYASWQVAEIYCICKHNNWVLPTVYQGMYNATTRQVETELLPCLRYFGIRFYAYNPLAGGLLTGKYHYEDKDGAQPTGRFFGNSLAGAYRDRYWKESHFKAIDGIQKALEAAYGSEKPTLTSAAVRWMYHHSHLKGDLGDGVIIGMSSTEQLRENLTAGAEGPLKQEVVDAFKHAWDLVTHECPNYFR is encoded by the exons ATGCAGTGCGTTGTCGGAATCAGCTTGAGTGGAGTTTACCGCCTATTTCTCCCCAGACTCAAAATATCTCGCTTAATTCAGCTCCGCAGCATGTCTCAGTTCAAACTCCCCGTCACTGTGATGGGCTCCATGGCGTTCGGTGGCCGCGCGGACGCGCACCTGAGCGCGCAGCTGGTGCAGATGTTCTTAGAGCGCGGGCACGGTGAGCTTGACACCGCGCTCATGTACAATGATGGACAGGCGGAGACCATTATAGGGAACATGCAGCTTCCGAGAACAG TTCGAATTGCGACTAAAGCAAACCCCTGGGAAGGGAAAACTCTCAAACCAGAGAGTGTCCGGAATCAGCTGGAAACGTCCCTGAAGAGGCTGCGCACACAATGTGTGGACCTGTTTTACCTGCACGCACCAGACCACCAGAACCCCATTCAGGACACACTACAGGCCTGCAATGAGCTGCGTGAAGAG GGCAAATTCAAAGAGCTGGGTTTATCAAACTATGCATCATGGCAAGTGGCAGAAATCTACTGCATCTGCAAACACAACAACTGGGTGCTCCCTACTGTTTATCAA GGCATGTATAATGCAACCACACGCCAAGTGGAGACCGAACTGCTGCCGTGTTTGAGATACTTTGGCATACGTTTCTATGCATACAATCCCCTGGCAG GTGGGCTTCTCACTGGGAAATATCACTATGAAGATAAAGACGGCGCTCAGCCTACGGGCCGATTCTTTGGGAACAGTTTAGCTGGTGCTTACAGAGACAG ATACTGGAAGGAGAGTCATTTTAAAGCCATAGATGGCATCCAGAAGGCTCTGGAAGCAGCGTACGGCTCAGAGAAACCCACCCTGACGTCAGCAGCTGTTCGCTGGATGTATCATCACTCTCATCTGAAG GGTGATCTGGGTGACGGGGTCATCATCGGGATGTCCAGCACAGAGCAACTGCGTGAGAACCTGACGGCAGGAGCAGAAGGTCCGCTCAAACAGGAAGTCGTGGACGCTTTCAAACACGCCTGGGATTTAGTGACCCATGAATGTCCAAACTACTTTCGCTAG
- the LOC113055423 gene encoding aflatoxin B1 aldehyde reductase member 4-like isoform X1 gives MQCVVAITFSAAHRIFLPRLKTSRFVQLRSMSQFKLPVTVLGCNAFGGRADAHLSAQLVQMFLERGHGELDTAFMYNDGQAETIIGNMQLPKTVRIATKANPWEGKTLKPESVRNQLETSLKRLRTQCVDLFYLHAPDHQNPIQDTLQACNELREEGKFKELGLSNYASWQVAEIYCICKHNNWVLPTVYQGMYNATTRQVETELLPCLRYFGIRFYAYNPLAGGLLTGKYHYEDKDGAQPTGRFFGNSLAGAYRDRYWKESHFKAIDGIQKALEAAYGSEKPTLTSAAVRWMYHHSHLKGDLGDGVIIGMSSTEQLRENLTAGAEGPLKQEVVDAFKHAWDLVTHECPNYFR, from the exons ATGCAGTGCGTTGTCGCAATCACCTTTAGTGCAGCTCACCGCATTTTTCTCCCCAGACTCAAAACATCTCGCTTTGTTCAGCTCCGCAGCATGTCTCAGTTCAAACTCCCCGTCACTGTTCTGGGCTGCAATGCGTTCGGTGGCCGCGCGGACGCGCACCTGAGCGCGCAGCTGGTGCAGATGTTCTTAGAGCGCGGGCACGGTGAGCTTGACACCGCGTTCATGTACAATGATGGACAGGCGGAGACCATCATAGGGAACATGCAGCTTCCGAAAACAG TTCGAATTGCGACTAAAGCAAACCCCTGGGAAGGGAAAACTCTCAAACCAGAGAGTGTCCGGAATCAGCTGGAAACGTCCCTGAAGAGGCTGCGCACACAATGTGTGGACCTGTTTTACCTGCACGCACCAGACCACCAGAACCCCATTCAGGACACACTACAGGCCTGCAATGAGCTGCGTGAAGAG GGCAAATTCAAAGAGCTGGGTTTATCAAACTATGCATCATGGCAAGTGGCAGAAATCTACTGCATCTGCAAACACAACAACTGGGTGCTCCCTACTGTTTATCAA GGCATGTATAATGCAACCACACGCCAAGTGGAGACCGAACTGCTGCCGTGTTTGAGATACTTTGGCATACGTTTCTATGCATACAATCCCCTGGCAG GTGGGCTTCTCACTGGGAAATATCACTATGAAGATAAAGACGGCGCTCAGCCTACGGGCCGATTCTTTGGGAACAGTTTAGCTGGTGCTTACAGAGACAG ATACTGGAAGGAGAGTCATTTTAAAGCCATAGATGGCATCCAGAAGGCTCTGGAAGCAGCGTACGGCTCAGAGAAACCCACCCTGACGTCAGCAGCTGTTCGCTGGATGTATCATCACTCTCATCTGAAG GGTGATCTGGGTGACGGGGTCATCATCGGGATGTCCAGCACAGAGCAACTGCGTGAGAACCTGACGGCAGGAGCAGAAGGTCCGCTCAAACAGGAAGTCGTGGACGCTTTCAAACACGCCTGGGATTTAGTGACCCATGAATGTCCAAACTACTTTCGCTAG